The following are from one region of the Coffea eugenioides isolate CCC68of chromosome 2, Ceug_1.0, whole genome shotgun sequence genome:
- the LOC113763361 gene encoding uncharacterized protein LOC113763361: MELPFFTTTAATSSSSSATTRAEALRWLSIAEKLLAGRDLVGSKSFAARARESDPTLLYADQIIAVADTLLSGDKRINNLHDWYSVLQLTPQQSRDAELIAGQYRKLALLLNPQKNKLPFADQAFTLVVNAWQVLSNPSRKNMYDSELMAHLRVNPMSPVPPGFNPASPREQVNYQPFEINFQVMPQHAMSNREQVMQPTQPQHGTVREPTRSQILLPQNLTRQPISQNLPQQNLSREQGRQPQPPPQPQAQLPPQPQPQPQPEQQQRKDNLMGNNATHDFSSSIGNASNTNDNNNVPDDDVDVGNNSDVNRREEERGKDGSSDGGALSFWTACPYCYYMYEYPSVYADCTLKCQNCRKAFQGVELPSPPPIVDGQDAYFCCWGLMPLGVSMEILERNRGKGGKWTPFSPMFTCPKGMGSSGNAGNWNVNNGKNNAAGPRSGNVGSKKKSSGPRVYVDDEDVFLEYSDPSEESDDDWRTEMRKKKAKGEKKMKVVKNKGTGTPGRRGRPPKVDKGKNPKGESENVREGLVVQEGVEVPNAPSAESSKKVAATSGRRHSARVAKDFGKLDLNVEFNNEVEEPAPRVVQGNGTGRGEEDIIEGSGFFEGLDEFLSTLPILNVVGDDKVKAA, from the coding sequence atggAGCTTCCATTTTTCACCACCACGGCCGCcaccagcagcagcagcagcgcCACCACCAGAGCGGAAGCTCTACGGTGGTTATCTATAGCCGAGAAGCTTTTAGCTGGACGTGACCTCGTGGGTAGCAAATCATTCGCCGCCCGGGCAAGAGAATCCGACCCGACCCTTTTGTACGCGGACCAAATAATCGCCGTCGCCGACACCCTCCTCTCCGGAGATAAGCGGATCAACAACCTCCACGACTGGTATTCTGTGCTGCAGCTCACCCCTCAGCAGTCCCGCGACGCCGAGCTCATCGCCGGTCAGTACCGGAAGCTCGCACTTCTTTTAAACCCGCAGAAGAATAAGCTCCCCTTTGCCGATCAAGCCTTCACACTTGTGGTTAATGCCTGGCAAGTATTATCTAACCCCTCTAGAAAGAACATGTACGATAGCGAGCTGATGGCTCACCTCAGAGTCAACCCGATGAGTCCTGTCCCTCCTGGGTTTAATCCGGCCAGCCCTAGGGAACAAGTTAACTATCAGCcatttgagataaattttcAGGTGATGCCTCAGCATGCAATGAGCAATCGAGAACAAGTGATGCAGCCCACCCAGCCCCAACATGGGACGGTTAGAGAACCAACCCGGAGTCAGATTTTACTCCCGCAAAATCTGACTCGACAACCCATCAGTCAAAATTTGCCGCAGCAGAATCTGAGTAGAGAGCAAGGGAGGCAACCCCAGCCCCCGCCTCAACCCCAGGCCCAGCTTCCACCTCAGCCCCAGCCCCAGCCCCAGCCCGAGCAGCAGCAGAGGAAAGATAATTTGATGGGTAACAATGCAAcccatgatttttctagtagTATTGGCAACGCTAGTAATACTAATGATAACAATAATGTTCCTGATGATGATGTTGACGTTGGTAATAATAGTGACGTTAATCGAAGAGAGGAGGAGAGGGGAAAGGATGGATCATCAGATGGTGGGGCATTGAGTTTCTGGACAGCATGTCCTTATTGTTATTATATGTACGAGTATCCTAGTGTTTATGCGGATTGTACCTTGAAATGTCAGAATTGTAGGAAGGCGTTTCAAGGGGTGGAGCTTCCATCACCACCCCCCATTGTTGATGGCCAGGATGCATACTTTTGTTGTTGGGGATTAATGCCATTGGGGGTTTCCATGGAGATTTTGGAGAGGAACAGGGGGAAGGGTGGAAAATGGACTCCATTTTCGCCTATGTTTACTTGTCCAAAAGGGATGGGAAGCAGTGGGAATGCTGGGAATTGGAATGTGAATAATGGGAAAAATAATGCTGCGGGACCGAGGAGTGGGAATGTGGGTAGTAAAAAGAAGAGTTCAGGTCCAAGAGTTTATGTAGATGATGAGGATGTGTTTTTGGAATATTCGGATCCAAGTGAGGAATCTGATGATGATTGGCGAACTGaaatgaggaagaagaaagcaaaaggcGAGAAGAAAATGAAGGTTGTCAAAAATAAAGGAACAGGAACACCTGGTCGCAGAGGCAGACCACCAAAGGTTGACAAGGGGAAGAATCCTAAAGGGGAGAGTGAGAATGTGCGAGAAGGCTTGGTTGTTCAAGAGGGTGTTGAAGTGCCTAATGCACCCTCTGCAGAGTCAAGTAAGAAAGTGGCTGCTACTAGTGGAAGGAGGCATTCTGCGAGAGTTGCAAAGGACTTTGGGAAGTTAGACTTGAATGTGGAATTTAATAATGAGGTTGAAGAGCCTGCACCAAGGGTGGTCCAAGGAAATGGAACAGGCCGTGGGGAGGAGGATATCATTGAGGGGAGTGGTTTTTTTGAGGGTCTGGATGAGTTCCTAAGCACTCTTCCAATACTCAACGTTGTAGGTGATGATAAGGTCAAGGCTGCTTAG